From a region of the Lactuca sativa cultivar Salinas chromosome 4, Lsat_Salinas_v11, whole genome shotgun sequence genome:
- the LOC111881435 gene encoding demethylepipodophyllotoxin synthase: MQFYLIISTIVATIFSILVYRLLLHKKSVKTATNQKPPQAKGAWPIIGHLHLLGGPELHQKVFGDMADKHGPIFTIKLGVHEALVVNDAAIAKECFTTNDKAFASRPKAEAAKILGYNYAAFGLAPYGEYWRKVRKMVVSEVLSQRRVEMLGHIRASEVRASLKDLYDGWVKNKLGKNSEMVMVEMKQWFANLIVNNMVMVIIGKRFSPNDKEGLQFQAATRKLFELLGAFVLTDFIPYLSYFDVGGYKKAMKTTRKDLDKIFDRFVKEHRQESKFIQQHEGNQDFMHVLISIIQGAFEEEFKGVDHDTIIKATCLQLLLAGTDTTHLTLTWALSLLLNNPKALETAQDEIDEHVGRDRLVKESDLKNLVYLNAVIKETFRLYPAGPLAVPHESLEECNVGGYNIPKGTRLLLNIWKIQRDPKIWSDPDEFKPERFLTSDKDIDVKGNHYELLPFGSGRRMCPGVSFALQALGLTLASLIQQFTIKKPSDELVDMTESMGMTNGKATPLVVLLGPRLSTNMYEGGP; the protein is encoded by the exons ATGCAGTTCTACCTCATAATATCAACGATTGTTGCAACAATCTTTTCTATTCTTGTATACCGTTTATTACTCCACAAAAAGAGTGTAAAGACAGCGACGAACCAAAAACCACCTCAAGCAAAAGGTGCATGGCCGATAATCGGACACTTACACCTTTTAGGTGGACCTGAGCTGCATCAGAAGGTTTTCGGTGACATGGCAGACAAACATGGCCCTATTTTCACCATCAAGCTCGGTGTGCATGAAGCTTTGGTGGTGAACGATGCAGCGATAGCTAAGGAATGCTTTACTACCAACGACAAAGCCTTTGCAAGTCGACCAAAAGCGGAGGCAGCAAAAATCTTGGGCTATAACTATGCTGCATTTGGCCTGGCTCCATATGGTGAATATTGGCGAAAAGTACGCAAGATGGTGGTGTCGGAGGTTCTTTCTCAACGAAGAGTTGAGATGCTTGGACATATTCGAGCTTCAGAAGTTAGAGCATCccttaaagatttatatgatggtTGGGTAAAGAACAAACTTGGTAAAAATTCAGAGATGGTGATGGTGGAGATGAAGCAATGGTTTGCGAACTTGATTGTAAACAATATGGTTATGGTAATTATAGGAAAAAGGTTTTCGCCAAATGATAAAGAAGGACTTCAATTTCAGGCTGCGACAAgaaaattatttgaattattggGAGCATTTGTGCTTACTGATTTTATACCTTATCTCAGCTATTTCGATGTGGGCGGATACAAAAAGGCCATGAAGACTACTCGCAAGGATTTGGACAAAATATTTGACCGATTTGTAAAGGAGCACAGACAGGAGAGTAAATTTATACAACAACACGAAGGGAATCAAGACTTCATGCATGTGCTGATTTCCATTATTCAAGGTGCTTTTGAAGAGGAATTCAAGGGTGTTGACCATGATACAATTATAAAGGCGACATGTTTA CAACTCCTACTAGCAGGCACTGACACGACACATTTGACATTAACGTGGGCTTTATCATTGTTACTCAACAACCCAAAAGCATTAGAAACTGCACAAGATGAAATTGATGAGCATGTTGGAAGGGATAGACTTGTAAAGGAATCGGACTTGAAGAACTTAGTCTACCTTAATGCGGTCATTAAAGAAACTTTTCGCTTATACCCAGCTGGACCTCTCGCTGTTCCTCATGAGTCACTTGAAGAGTGTAATGTGGGTGGCTACAATATTCCGAAAGGAACTCGTCTGTTATTAAATATTTGGAAGATTCAACGTGACCCAAAGATTTGGTCAGATCCAGACGAATTCAAGCCTGAGAGATTCTTGACAAGTGACAAAGATATCGATGTCAAGGGAAACCATTATGAATTGCTCCCTTTTGGTAGTGGTAGAAGAATGTGCCCTGGTGTTTCCTTTGCACTACAGGCATTGGGTTTAACGCTAGCAAGTTTGATACAACAATTTACGATTAAAAAACCATCAGACGAACTTGTTGATATGACGGAAAGCATGGGTATGACTAACGGCAAAGCAACACCACTTGTTGTCCTTTTGGGCCCTCGTTTATCCACTAATATGTATGAAGGTGGTCCATGA